One Microcebus murinus isolate Inina chromosome 22, M.murinus_Inina_mat1.0, whole genome shotgun sequence DNA segment encodes these proteins:
- the LOC142863466 gene encoding LOW QUALITY PROTEIN: putative uncharacterized protein encoded by MAPKAPK5-AS1 (The sequence of the model RefSeq protein was modified relative to this genomic sequence to represent the inferred CDS: substituted 1 base at 1 genomic stop codon), which produces MAFSMSLSSDMLRSAPKAGSGKGCAAARSPRCRESKGLGARASGPRGDGQQQPPLGTGGDEGSGAGSASAGGSRRAAAEAAEAAAPEDKPLCXAQRGRLPASFPAGEESSRGRAGRGGPRIGALCRDLAGPPLRLGLARTPGRACASASAAGTAAKPSLPPPPPPLLPPPPLQRHTSPEHPRRAAPPAGRLPALCPAGAPGRPSCRPAP; this is translated from the coding sequence ATGGCTTTCTCCATGTCACTCTCCTCGGACATGCTCCGCAGTGCCCCCAAAGCCGGGAGCGGCAAAGGCTGCGCGGCTGCCCGGTCCCCCCGCTGCCGAGAGAGCAAAGGGCTCGGAGCTAGGGCCTCTGGGCCTCGAGGGGACGGGCAGCAGCAGCCTCCCCTGGGGACCGGCGGGGACGAGGGCTCTGGCGCCGGTTCAGCTTCGGCGGGTGGTTCTAGGCGGGCGGCAGCAGAGGCAGCGGAGGCGGCGGCCCCTGAGGACAAGCCTTTGTGCTGAGCCCAGCGCGGCCGCCTCCCAGCCTCATTCCCGGCCGGGGAGGAAAGCTCTCGGGGCAGGGCCGGACGGGGAGGGCCCCGGATCGGGGCGCTGTGCAGGGACCTTGCAGGGCCGCCGCTTAGGCTCGGGCTCGCCAGGACCCCAGGAAGAGCCTGCGCCTCCGCCTCCGCCGCCGGCACCGCCGCGAAGCCGagcctgccgccgccgccgccgccgctgctcccgccgccgccgcttcAGCGCCACACATCGCCGGAACACCCGCGCCGGGCAgccccgccggccggccgcctgcCTGCGCTTTGCCCCGCTGGGGCTCCGGGCCGCCCCTCCTGCCGCCCGGCCCCTTGA